In Hemibagrus wyckioides isolate EC202008001 linkage group LG21, SWU_Hwy_1.0, whole genome shotgun sequence, the following proteins share a genomic window:
- the gpr37l1a gene encoding G-protein coupled receptor 37-like 1: MIHLLYLALLCAGGTETRRVNNNTWRPTEAASHDLLALSPTGLLSASSALTHGSSAPGESAVTSQDGQHKRSPRGSKDGRSKPRAEHHEHQHPRPLDPDSYFTTPRVFNGSLLVHNPLYPVTGESYGAYGVMLLALVVFAVGVVANLAVTCAVWHNHYLQNARNCVLASLALWDLGVIFFCLPVVIFHELTKRRLMGDVSCRLVPFIEVTSLGVSTFSLCALSVDRFQTLTSSSSSSSKTPESFGSIVSKLSVIWVGSLLLAIPELMIWHLETELSHVSRLPVDSCVRLPPSSPHVSESVYSLIMTYHESRMWWIFGCFFCLPLLFSFSCHLLTSQISDGNISSSSCAASLSSSSSKKLVTMLAIVYGLFCLPEHAWNIGLTYAGVQVDGTTLALLALIGQFLMFVRASATPILILSLCRSLGQSFVDCCCCCCEECLPNKPSSPSLVSSVSSSSSSPVLEKEKKSQVDFEKKVKENLAEMAIGTPC; the protein is encoded by the exons ATGATCCATTTGCTTTATCTGGCTCTGTTGTGTGCAGGAGGCACGGAGACGCGGCGCGTGAACAACAACACG TGGCGGCCCACGGAGGCAGCGTCACATGACCTCCTTGCTCTCTCCCCCACTGGACTGCTCAGTGCTAGCTCAGCGCTAACACATGGTAGCAGCGCACCGGGTGAGTCGGCGGTCACGTCCCAGGATGGTCAGCACAAGAGATCGCCCCGCGGCTCAAAAGACGGGAGATCGAAGCCGAGGGCAGAGCATCATGAGCACCAACACCCGCGGCCCCTCGATCCGGACAGTTATTTCACCACACCGAGGGTTTTTAATGGCTCTCTGCTGGTGCACAACCCGCTGTACCCGGTGACCGGCGAGTCGTACGGAGCGTACGGCGTGATGCTGTTAGCGCTGGTGGTGTTCGCGGTGGGCGTGGTCGCTAACCTGGCCGTCACCTGTGCCGTGTGGCACAACCACTATCTGCAGAACGCTCGTAACTGCGTCCTGGCCAGTCTGGCGCTCTGGGACCTGGGCGTGATCTTCTTCTGCCTGCCAGTCGTCATCTTCCACGAGCTCACCAAGAGACGACTGATGGGGGACGTGTCCTGCCGCCTCGTGCCCTTTATAGAG gTGACGTCTCTGGGAGTGAGCACCTTCAGTCTCTGTGCTCTAAGTGTTGATCGCTTCCAGACATTaacaagctcctcctcctcctcctctaagaCCCCTGAGTCGTTCGGCTCCATCGTGTCGAAGCTGTCGGTGATCTGGGTGGGCTCGCTGCTCCTCGCCATCCCCGAACTCATGATCTGGCATTTGGAGACGGAGCTGTCTCATGTCTCGCGTCTCCCTGTTGACTCGTGTGTTCGTCTGCCTCCTTCATCTCCACATGTCTCAGAATCTGTCTATTCTCTCATCATGACATACCACGAGTCGCGCATGTGGTGGATCTTCGGCTGCTTTTTCTGCCTGCCTTTGCTCTTCTCCTTCTCGTGCCATCTTCTGACGAGCCAGATTTCTGACGGTAacatctcctcctcttcctgtgCCGCATCCTTGTCTTCCTCCTCGTCCAAGAAGCTGGTCACCATGCTGGCGATCGTTTACGGGCTGTTCTGCCTCCCCGAACACGCCTGGAACATCGGCCTCACCTACGCTGGGGTTCAGGTGGATGGGACTACACTGGCACTGCTGGCTCTGATCGGTCAGTTCCTGATGTTCGTCAGGGCCTCGGCCACGCCCATTTTGATCCTCAGCTTGTGTCGATCGTTGGGGCAGAGCTTTGTGgactgctgctgttgctgctgtgaAGAATGTCTGCCCAACAaaccttcatcaccatcactggTGTCGTCTGTGTCTTCGTCATCATCGTCACCAGTTttggagaaagagaagaagtcGCAGGTCGACTTTgagaaaaaagtgaaagagaatTTAGCGGAGATGGCTATAGGAACTCCATGCTGA
- the arl8a gene encoding ADP-ribosylation factor-like protein 8A, with protein sequence MIALFNKLLDWFKALFWKEEMELTLVGLQYSGKTTFVNVIASGQFSEDMIPTVGFNMRKITKGNVTIKLWDIGGQPRFRSMWERYCRGVSAIVYMVDAADPEKIEASKNELHNLLDKPQLQGIPVLVLGNKRDLHGALDEKELIERMNLSAIQDREICCYSISCKEKDNIDITLQWLIQHSRTRRS encoded by the exons ATGATCGCCTTGTTTAATAAACTCCTGGACTGGTTTAAAGCTCTCTTCTGGAAGGAGGAGATGGAGCTGACGCTGGTGGGCCTGCAGTACTCCGGGAAGACCACCTTCGTCAACGTGATCGCg tcggGACAGTTCAGCGAGGACATGATCCCCACCGTTGGTTTCAACATGCGCAAGATCACTAAAGGAAACGTCACCATCAAG ctgtgggATATCGGAGGGCAGCCGAGGTTCCGCAGTATGTGGGAGAGATACTGCAGGGGGGTCAGTGCCATTGT gTATATGGTGGATGCTGCAGATCCAGAAAAAATTGAGGCATCTAAAAATGAGCTGCACAACCTGTTGGACAAACCACAGCTTCAGGGCATTCCT GTTCTGGTGTTGGGCAATAAGAGGGATCTGCATGGTGCGCTGGACGAGAAGGAGCTGATCGAGAGGAT GAACCTGTCCGCCATCCAGGACCGGGAGATCTGCTGCTACTCCATCTCATGTAAGGAGAAGGACAACATCG atatcACACTACAGTGGCTGATTCAGCACTCCAGAACCAGGCGGAGCTGA
- the lg21h6orf89 gene encoding bombesin receptor-activated protein C6orf89 homolog: MGSTLSEPCIYDKLSESIDILRQSGYRYGMSEREIEKFIKQVLETNEPRREPAQFPVLRAAVKVLVVVCVLLLLVLAFAYAQSLPASGSVSAAERYNWSSPLSHIRLLSLPIAKKYNLHSFHAWWSVSHTLLNCSGCSSVSAVLEISTLINTDSVHKHTQPVLVKGGASMCVRRQQLEELHSSHSASLTVLMEEREEVMSGQEVTSQVFPQGLANFSLLWSGEPGSREDVFHSLFPSALLCPLAQSVVRTVQRCRVTHSTSSQSRGECVLGWLLVGEGSPTVRVLPHQHCQTHCSSFNLWLEPGDLVYTDPHFWQLELFPGRGENIVCDGSGVSDSGVLPSALHCV, translated from the exons ATGGGCAGTACGCTGAGCGAGCCCTGCATCTACGACAAGCTCTCTGAGAGCATCGACATCCTGCGGCAGTCCGGGTACCGATACGGCATGTCCGAGAGGGAGATCGAGAAGTTCATAAAGCAGGTCCTGGAGACCAACGAGCCTCGCCGAGAACCGGCCCAGTTCCCCGTCCTGAGGGCCGCCGTCAAG gtgctggtggtggtgtgtgtgctgctgctgctggttttGGCATTCGCCTACGCTCAGAGTTTGCCTGCATCCGGCTCGGTCAGTGCAGCAGAGCGGTACAACTGGTCATCACCTCTGAGTCACATTCGACTGCTGTCTCTGCCCATCGCCAAGAAGTACAACCTGCACA gtttccATGCGTGGTGGAGTGTGAGTCACACACTGCTGAACTGCTCTGGATGTTCCAGTGTTTCCGCAGTGCTCGAGATCTccacattaataaacacagattctgtacacaaacacacacaacctgtgtTAGTGAAg GGTGGAGCGTCTATGTGTGTGCGGAGGCAGCAGCTGGAGGAGCTTCATTCCTCACACTCTGCCTCTCTGACTGTCCTgatggaggagagggaggaagtGATGTCAGGACAGGAAGTGACGTCACAGGTTTTCCCGCAGGGACTGGCCAACTTCAGCCTTCTCTG gaGTGGTGAGCCAGGGTCCAGGGAGGACGTGTTTCATTCACTCTTTCCTAGTGCACTACTCTGCCCCCTAGCACAGAGTGTAGTGAGGACAGTGCAACGCTGCAGAGTTACACACAGCACCAGCTCTCAGagcaga ggagagtgtgtgttaggttggTTGTTGGTTGGTGAAGGCTCTCCCACTGTGCGTGTTTTACCGCATCAGCACTGCCAGACGCACTGCAGCTCCTTTAACCTGTGGCTTGAACCTGGAGATCTGg tgtacacagACCCACATTTCTGGCAGCTGGAGCTGTTCCCCGGCCGAGGAGAGAACATCGTGTGTGATGGGTCAGGCGTGTCCGATTCCGGCGTGCTGCCTTCAGCGCTCCACTGCGTTTAG